One window of Triticum dicoccoides isolate Atlit2015 ecotype Zavitan chromosome 5A, WEW_v2.0, whole genome shotgun sequence genomic DNA carries:
- the LOC119301353 gene encoding uncharacterized protein LOC119301353: MPVRRRRRRSTMGSSVRWSSQWIEPRRSRRSSGARPSQWIQPRRARESSLGLELVTEEEAAPAMASKPCTRPRRLHKVCSALPDPRRRALRPPLPPSLHARRVAALPVTMATMF, encoded by the exons ATGCCGGTGAGGCGGCGACGCAGGCGGTCTACGATGGGATCCAGTGTCCGCTGGTCTTCCCAGTGGATCGAGCCGAGGCGCTCAAGGCGATCCAGCGGCGCCCGGCCTTCTCAGTGGATCCAGCCGAGGCGCGCCAGGGAATCATCCTTGGGTTTGGAGTTGGTGACCGAGGAGGAGGCGGCACCGGCGATGGCGAGCAAGCCGTGCACGAGGCCACGGCGACTCCACAAAGTCTGCTCCGCTCTCCCCGACCCTCGACGGCGTGCTCTCCGACCTCCACTCCCTCCTTCTCTCCACGCTCGCCGCGTCGCTGCCCTCCCCGTCACCATGGCGACGAT GTTCTAA